The following are encoded together in the Kwoniella newhampshirensis strain CBS 13917 chromosome 7, whole genome shotgun sequence genome:
- a CDS encoding pre-mRNA-splicing factor CWC24 — MASTSTPLVQFRKGPSRRPVQSRKRTPSPVTDDLPVASSSSGTSVVRPEKRSLANPLVQGTKRRRGDAAANDELGGGLDELDYKADASGITRADEFATRANDWDLEGQDDGALKEKKIRLNEDGDIDDGIYRGASNYLPTINKTRELLDKKMKTGPIKATSNVRTITLVDYQPDVCKDYKETGFCGYGDSCKFLHDRGDYLAGWQMDKLDGGAVAQVEEEDEEEEVPFACLICRNPFTQPVVTKCGHYFCMNCATKRFQKSPKCYACGAATSGIFNTADKILAKMEARNKAKREAKGIVDEEDDGGIEIGGGSEVGSDED; from the exons aTGGCATCAACCTCCACCCCGCTTGTCCAGTTCAGAAAAGGACCTTCTCGACGTCCCGTTCAATCTCGAAAACGTACCCCATCGCCCGTAACTGACGATCTTCCCGTcgcctcatcatcatctggtACCTCAGTCGTTCGACCGGAAAAGAGATCACTTGCCAATCCTCTTGTTCAAGGGACGAAGAGACGGCGAGGAGACGCCGCTGCGAATGACGAGCTCGGAGGTGGAttggacgagctggacTATAAGGCTGATGCCAGTGGGATCACTCGCGCGGATGAGTTCGCCACCAGAGCGAACGATTGGGATTTGGAAGGACAGGATGACGGTgcgttgaaggagaagaaaatCAGGTTGAACGAG GATGGAGATATCGACGATGGGATATATCGGGGAGCATCGAATTACTTACCGACCATCAACAAGACCCGAGAACTACTCGATAAAAAGATGAAGACCGGACCTATAAAAGCCACCTCGAACGTTCGAACTATCACGTTGGTCGATTACCAACCGGACGTATGCAAGGATTATAAAGAAACCGGGTTCTGTGGTTATGGAGACAGCTGTAAATTCTTACATGACAGAGGAGATTATCTCGCTGGGTGGCAGATGGACAAGCTGGACGGGGGAGCTGTGGCCCaggtagaagaagaagatgaggaggaggaagtccCCTTTGCTTGTCTGATCTGTAGAAATCCGTTCACTCAACCTGTCGTGACGAAATGCGGTCATTATTTCTGTATGAA CTGTGCGACAAAACGATTCCAAAAATCTCCCAAATGTTACGCTTGCGGTGCTGCCACGTCTGGCATATTCAACACGGCGGACAAGATCCTCGCCAAAATGGAAGCGCGGAATaaggcgaagagagaagcgaagggaatcgttgatgaggaagacgatggaggGATCGAAATTGGAGGGGGGAGCGAGGTTGGGAGTGACGAGGACTGA